The following coding sequences lie in one Anas platyrhynchos isolate ZD024472 breed Pekin duck chromosome 15, IASCAAS_PekinDuck_T2T, whole genome shotgun sequence genomic window:
- the LOC101804267 gene encoding cytochrome P450 2W1 translates to MSFLISFISDPVLICLLCAAVLLAVIYFSTGSKNSSFKLPPGPTPLPIIGNLHLVDIRRQDKSLMKLAEEYGPVFTLHFGFQKVVVLTGYEVVREALVNYTEEFVDRPSIPIFDQIQNGNGVFFSIGELWRTTRRFTVSSMRNLGMGKQMMEGKVFEELHFLIEMIKSFKGEPFSLRSFNIAPINITFLMLFGDRFDYKDPTFLTLLRLIDEVMILLGSPYLNYFNFYPFLGFLFKTHKILLEKIEDVRAIIRQYMKASREDINENSVRSYTDALIFKQHEEKNKKDSIFHDENLIASILDLVMAGTETTATTLQWAILLMMKYPEIQKKVQEEIGRTIKVGTWATYEDRKNMPFTNAVLHEVQRFITLLPHVPRCTAVDTHFRGYFLPKGIIVIPSLTSVLLDKTQWETPHQFNPNHFLDAEGNFVKREAFLPFSTGRRNCIGESLAKMELFVFFVGLLQTFTFRPQPGVSESDLDLTVPQTTFTLRPRPQATCAILRE, encoded by the exons atgtcttttttaatttcttttatctcTGATCCTGTATTAATttgtctgctctgtgcagcagTATTATTAGCTGTAATCTATTTTTCAACTGGCTCTAAAAATTCATCTTTTAAATTGCCTCCTGGTCCAACTCCTCTTCCGATCATTGGTAACCTGCATTTGGTGGATATTAGAAGGCAAGATAAATCTCTAATGAAG CTTGCGGAAGAATATGGCCCGGTCTTCACGCTCCATTTTGGCTTCCAGAAAGTTGTGGTCCTGACTGGGTATGAAGTTGTGCGGGAGGCGCTTGTGAACTACACAGAGGAGTTTGTAGACAGACCATCCATCCCAATATTTGACCAAATTCAGAACGGAAACG GTGTCTTCTTCTCCATCGGGGAGCTGTGGAGAACAACGCGGAGATTCACCGTGTCCAGCATGCGCAACCTCGGCATGGGCAAACAAATGATGGAAGGGAAAGTCTTTGAGGAGCTTCACTTCCTTATCGAGATGATCAAATCCTTCAAAG GGGAACCTTTCAGCCTGAGGTCCTTCAACATTGCTCCCATCAACATCACCTTCCTCATGCTCTTTGGGGACAGGTTTGACTACAAGGACCCAACATTTCTCACTCTCTTAAGACTCATAGATGAAGTTATGATTCTTCTGGGATCTCCCTATTTGAAT TATTTCAATTTCTACCCATTCCTCGGATTTCTCTTCAAAACCCACAAGATTTTGCTTGAGAAAATAGAAGATGTGCGTGCCATTATAAGGCAATACATGAAGGCAAGCAGGGAAGATATCAATGAGAACAGCGTGAGGAGCTACACTGATGCACTGATATTCAAGCAACACGAG gagaaaaacaagaaagacaGCATCTTCCATGATGAAAACCTAATAGCATCCATACTGGACCTGGTCATGGCAGGAACAGAGACCACAGCCACGACGCTCCAGTGGGCCATCCTGCTGATGATGAAGTACCCGGAGATTCAGA AAAAGGTGCAAGAGGAGATTGGAAGAACCATCAAAGTTGGAACATGGGCCACGTACGAGGACCGGAAGAACATGCCCTTTACCAACGCGGTGTTACACGAGGTGCAGAGGTTTATCACCCTCCTGCCCCATGTTCCCCGCTGCACTGCTGTTGACACCCACTTCAGGGGCTACTTCCTCCCCAAG GGTATAATCGTAATCCCATCACTCACTTCTGTGCTGCTGGACAAGACACAGTGGGAGACACCACACCAGTTCAACCCCAACCACTTCCTTGATGCTGAAGGGAATTTTGTGAAGAGGGAGGCTTTCCTGCCCTTCTCCACAG GGAGAAGGAACTGTATCGGAGAAAGCCTGGCCAAGATGGAGCTGTTTGTCTTCTTTGTAGGATTGCTGCAGACATTTACTTTCCGACCCCAGCCAGGAGTTTCAGAGTCTGACTTGGACCTCACTGTCCCCCAAACAACTTTCACGTTAAGGCCTCGGCCGCAGGCAACCTGTGCTATCCTACGTGAATAA
- the CYP2W1 gene encoding cytochrome P450 2W1, with protein sequence MAAFMPIFICGLCFLILLTALYVLQGFKQSALKLPPGPFPLPVIGNLHLLDIKRQDKSLMKISEKYGPVFTVHLGFQKVVVLTGYEAVKDALLNTTNVFTDRPMIPIFHHIQHGNGVFFSSQELWKKTRRFTLTALRDLGMGKRLGEERILEELQFLVGLIKSFKGGPFQLRCLNTAPSNITFAILFGRRFDYEDPTFVTLLRLVDEVMLLLGSPFLHLFNFYPFLGFLFKPHKIILKKIKEMCVILKKHIKESKENINGSNLTSYIDALVFKQEEKNKDSPFYDENVLASALDLLLAGTETTSTTLKWAVLLMMKYPEIQKKVHAEIERVLGPDRLPTFEDRKKMPFTTAVIHEVQRFVTLLPHVPRCTSTDTHFKGYFIPKGTTVIPLLTSVLLDKTQWETPDEFNPNHFLDSEGNFVKQKAFLPFSTGRRNCIGEGLATVVLFIFFTGLIQKFTFKPPSGVKESELDTTAEVGFTMRPQPQCACAVLRS encoded by the exons ATGGCTGCCTTCATGCCCATCTTCATCTGTGGGCTGTGCTTCTTGATTTTGTTAACTGCACTCTATGTTTTACAAGGTTTCAAGCAATCAGCTTTAAAATTGCCACCCGGTCCATTTCCTCTTCCAGTCATTGGCAACCTGCATTTGCTGGACATCAAAAGGCAAGACAAGTCCCTAATGAAG ATTTCAGAGAAATACGGGCCAGTGTTCACTGTTCACTTGGGGTTTCAGAAGGTGGTGGTGCTGACTGGCTACGAGGCAGTGAAAGACGCCCTGCTGAACACGACGAATGTGTTTACAGACAGACCCATGATACCAATCTTCCATCACATCCAACATGGAAATG GTGTGTTCTTCTCATCTCAAGAGCTCTGGAAGAAAACGCGGCGGTTCACCTTGACAGCCCTGCGGGACCTTGGCATGGGGAAGCggctgggagaagaaaggaTCCTTGAGGAGCTTCAGTTTCTCGTCGGACTGATTAAATCCTTCAAAG GTGGACCTTTCCAACTTCGGTGTTTGAATACAGCCCCCTCCAACATCACCTTTGCTATACTCTTTGGGAGAAGGTTTGATTATGAAGACCCAACGTTTGTCACTCTGCTAAGACTTGTAGATGAAGTTATGCTCCTTCTTGGCTCTCCGTTCTTGCAT ctatttaatTTCTACCCATTCCTTGGATTTCTCTTCAAACCTCACAAgattatactgaaaaaaataaaagagatgtGTGTAATCTTAAAGAAACACATCAAGGagagcaaagaaaacattaatgGAAGCAACCTGACAAGCTACATTGATGCACTGGTATTCAAACAAGAG gagaaaaataaagatagtCCTTTCTAtgatgaaaatgtattggccTCTGCACTTGACCTGCTCCTGGCTGGCACTGAGACAACGTCCACAACATTGAAATGGGCTGTTCTGCTGATGATGAAGTACCCTGAGATTCAAA AAAAGGTGCACGCAGAAATTGAGCGAGTTCTTGGCCCTGACCGCTTGCCTACCTTTGAGGACCGGAAAAAAATGCCCTTCACCACTGCAGTTATTCACGAAGTGCAAAGATTTGTCACCCTCCTGCCACACGTTCCCCGGTGCACCTCCACTGACACACATTTTAAAGGCTACTTCATACCCAAG GGAACTACAGTGATTCCTCTGCTcacctctgtgctgctggatAAAACACAGTGGGAGACGCCAGATGAattcaacccaaaccatttccTTGATTCAGAAGGGAACTTCGTAAAGCAGAAAGCATTCCTGCCCTTCTCCACAG GGCGGAGAAACTGCATTGGAGAAGGCCTTGCCACAGTGGTGCTCTTCATCTTCTTCACTGGCTTGATCCAGAAATTTACTTTTAAGCCTCCGTCTGGGGTCAAAGAATCAGAGCTGGACACAACAGCTGAAGTTGGATTCACCATGAGACCCCAACCACAGtgtgcctgtgctgtgctacGCTCATAA